Proteins encoded in a region of the Fimbriimonadia bacterium genome:
- a CDS encoding glycoside hydrolase family 95 protein produces the protein MLCTFLATGGLIAMASTIGHITQGDEPHPASTLLWYRTPAAVFTEALPIGNGRLGGMVYGRTAHELVRLNEDTVWTGGPYDPHGAGKGAATLPEIRRLVFEGKGREAEELFEKEMMSKTWEMASYQPLGDLELWFPGHDTVTDYRRELDLDTAIATVTYRVGETSYRREYLCSPVDQVLVVRITADKPGAVSVDATLRGRTNTKYATDAEFRISSEKPDTIILSGKTASYAEAGGVVYEARLVSKSDGGGMSLVRTSEHDTLRVRNADSVTLLVTAATNFGTFREWGSDPSTKNRDTLAEAGSRSYDRIREEHVAAHRTLFRRVTLDLGETTHSALPTNERFAAFAEGRDPALPALYFQFGRYLLISSSRPGDQPANLQGLWNEDMNPAWGCKYTTNINAEMNYWPAEVCNLSECHEPLFDLIRDLSIAGAETAKRNWGASGWVLGHNTDLWRATAPIHGAYWAAWHTGAAWLCTHLWERYQFSGDEAFLATVYPVMKGAAQFFLDTLIEHPKYGWLVTCPSSSPENGPGGDKAWKWNPDGTYVKPVGICAGPAVDTQILSEFLAQCAQAATILETDAEFRDKLLAARAKLPPMQIGKHGQLQEWLEDLDDPNDKHRHVSHMWGVCPGVTISPHKTPDLANAARQSLNMRGDEGPGWSMAWKINLWARLLDGEHAYTLIRKALTLSEDSLVTPPRGGTYPNLFCCHPPFQIDGNLGATAGIAEMLLQSHLGEIHLLPALPSAWSTGSFSGLRARGGFEVSARWADGKLVEATIRSSRGGVANVRVGQQVVVTRDGQAVLARKPEPGVIQFDTIAGETYLLRAK, from the coding sequence ATGCTCTGTACATTCCTCGCCACAGGGGGATTGATTGCCATGGCCTCGACCATCGGCCACATCACGCAGGGAGACGAGCCGCATCCCGCTTCCACCCTGCTCTGGTACCGCACGCCCGCCGCGGTCTTCACCGAAGCCCTGCCCATCGGCAACGGACGGCTGGGCGGCATGGTGTACGGTCGCACGGCGCACGAGTTGGTTCGCTTGAACGAGGATACGGTCTGGACCGGGGGCCCCTACGACCCTCATGGAGCCGGCAAGGGCGCAGCCACGCTTCCCGAGATCCGGCGCTTGGTGTTCGAGGGCAAGGGCCGCGAGGCCGAAGAACTCTTCGAAAAGGAGATGATGTCGAAAACCTGGGAGATGGCATCCTACCAGCCTCTCGGCGATCTCGAACTATGGTTTCCGGGGCACGACACCGTAACCGACTACCGCCGTGAGCTGGATCTAGACACTGCTATCGCCACCGTCACCTATCGAGTCGGGGAAACCAGCTACCGCCGTGAGTACCTCTGCTCGCCGGTGGATCAGGTGCTGGTAGTGCGCATAACAGCGGACAAGCCTGGTGCCGTGTCCGTGGATGCAACGTTGCGCGGTCGCACCAACACGAAGTATGCAACCGACGCTGAGTTTCGTATAAGTAGCGAGAAGCCTGACACGATTATCTTGTCCGGCAAAACGGCATCGTACGCGGAGGCAGGGGGCGTCGTCTATGAAGCTCGCTTGGTGAGCAAGAGCGATGGTGGCGGCATGTCGCTCGTCCGTACATCGGAACACGACACGCTGCGAGTGCGAAATGCCGATTCGGTGACGCTACTGGTTACCGCCGCCACCAACTTCGGCACTTTCCGGGAGTGGGGGAGCGACCCCTCGACAAAGAACCGTGACACGCTGGCCGAGGCCGGTTCTCGCTCCTATGACCGCATCCGCGAGGAACATGTGGCCGCGCACCGGACGCTCTTTCGCCGTGTCACACTCGATCTGGGCGAAACGACCCACTCGGCGCTGCCTACCAACGAGAGGTTCGCCGCGTTTGCCGAAGGTCGTGACCCCGCACTGCCGGCGCTCTACTTCCAGTTCGGCCGTTACCTACTCATCTCGTCGTCTCGGCCCGGCGATCAGCCGGCCAACCTGCAGGGTTTGTGGAACGAGGACATGAACCCGGCGTGGGGCTGCAAGTACACCACGAACATCAACGCCGAGATGAACTATTGGCCGGCCGAGGTATGTAACCTGTCAGAGTGTCATGAGCCGCTATTCGACCTGATCCGCGACCTATCGATCGCGGGGGCGGAGACCGCTAAGCGCAACTGGGGTGCTTCGGGCTGGGTCCTGGGGCATAACACCGACCTGTGGCGTGCGACGGCACCGATCCACGGAGCGTACTGGGCCGCGTGGCACACTGGGGCGGCATGGCTTTGCACACACCTATGGGAGCGCTACCAGTTCTCGGGCGACGAGGCCTTCCTGGCCACGGTGTATCCGGTCATGAAAGGGGCGGCGCAGTTCTTCCTGGACACGTTGATAGAGCATCCGAAGTATGGGTGGCTCGTTACGTGCCCCAGTAGCTCGCCGGAGAACGGTCCGGGGGGCGACAAGGCCTGGAAGTGGAACCCCGATGGTACCTACGTGAAGCCCGTGGGCATCTGTGCAGGCCCGGCGGTGGACACCCAGATCCTGAGCGAGTTCCTCGCACAGTGTGCCCAGGCAGCGACCATTCTCGAGACCGATGCCGAGTTCCGAGACAAGCTCCTGGCCGCGCGAGCGAAGCTACCACCTATGCAGATCGGCAAACACGGTCAGTTGCAGGAGTGGCTCGAGGACCTGGACGACCCGAACGACAAACACCGGCACGTCTCGCACATGTGGGGCGTATGCCCAGGAGTGACCATCTCTCCCCACAAGACACCGGATCTCGCGAACGCCGCGAGGCAATCACTGAATATGAGGGGTGACGAAGGGCCAGGCTGGTCCATGGCATGGAAGATTAATCTGTGGGCCAGGCTCCTCGATGGCGAGCACGCTTATACGCTGATCCGAAAAGCACTCACGCTGTCCGAGGACTCCCTTGTCACGCCCCCACGCGGAGGCACCTATCCCAACCTATTCTGCTGCCACCCGCCCTTCCAGATTGATGGCAACCTCGGAGCTACCGCGGGAATAGCCGAGATGCTGCTTCAAAGCCACCTCGGAGAGATTCACTTGCTACCCGCCCTGCCCTCTGCTTGGTCTACCGGGTCGTTCTCCGGGCTGCGGGCGCGCGGTGGCTTCGAGGTGTCCGCACGCTGGGCGGACGGGAAGCTGGTGGAAGCCACCATCCGCTCGTCGAGAGGTGGGGTGGCGAACGTGAGGGTAGGGCAGCAAGTAGTGGTAACGCGCGACGGCCAAGCTGTCCTCGCCCGCAAGCCCGAGCCAGGCGTGATTCAGTTCGATACGATTGCCGGTGAGACGTACCTCCTCCGTGCGAAGTAG
- a CDS encoding methylated-DNA--[protein]-cysteine S-methyltransferase: protein MVYARKVAFPVGPLLLLSNRDELTGVYFEDHRRGPVAAAEWVFGSDVPILRRAEEQLRAYFDGVLREFDLPLCLEGTEFQREVWHELLDVPYGTTTTYGALARCLGRPDAVRAVAGAIARNPISIIIPCHRVVGTRGCLTGYAGGTDRKRYLLDFELRCS, encoded by the coding sequence GTGGTGTATGCGAGGAAGGTCGCGTTTCCGGTAGGACCGCTGTTGCTGCTATCGAACCGTGACGAACTGACGGGGGTGTACTTCGAAGATCACAGGCGCGGTCCCGTAGCTGCAGCCGAATGGGTGTTCGGATCGGACGTACCGATTCTCCGTCGAGCGGAGGAGCAGCTACGCGCATACTTTGACGGGGTGTTGCGGGAGTTCGATCTGCCGCTCTGCTTAGAAGGTACGGAGTTCCAGCGCGAGGTGTGGCATGAGCTGCTGGATGTCCCCTACGGGACTACCACCACCTACGGTGCGCTGGCGAGGTGCCTGGGCCGGCCGGATGCCGTGCGGGCGGTGGCGGGGGCCATCGCGAGGAATCCCATCTCCATCATCATACCATGCCATAGGGTGGTGGGAACGCGCGGCTGCCTTACCGGGTACGCAGGCGGCACCGACCGTAAGCGGTACCTTCTCGATTTCGAGTTACGTTGCTCCTAG